The Bacteroidota bacterium sequence TGAACAATTCCATATGACCTTTAAAAAACAAATTATCTACATATGAAGAGATATACTATTCTGACTATTTTCTTTCTGTCAATTCTTGCTATTTCCTTTGATATTATAGAACCTTTTCACGGGAGAAAAAGTGCAGGACCTGCTGTTTATAGTACAGGAGCACCTGGAGAAGGAACCTGTGCCTCTGTTGGTTGTCATAATGATTTAGGTGGGCCAAACATTGGAACAGGTTTATCGGTAATTGATGTAAATTCTGGAATCAGCGAATATGCTGAAGGCGATACTTTAAATATAAAAATTAAAATTAGTCAGTCTGCTTTTACACGTTTCGGTTTCCAGGTAGTGGCACTCTCAAACAATAATAATTTAAATACAGGGACTTGGGTATTGTCTGATACCAATGCAACTCAGACAGCACAACCAACCTTTGGAAATTATCAGGACAGGATTTACGTACAGCATACGGCATCAGGTATTGATTTTGCTTCCGATGAAGCAGAATGGTCATTTAAATGGATAGCCCCTTCTGAAAACACAGGTAACATTACTTTTTACGCAGCTACTCTTTCTGCTGACAGTGATACTTATAAAACAGGCGATTATACTTATACTTCCTCTCTTCAGATTAATCCCATATCTGCTTCATCTTTAAATAGAGAGGGAAAGCTGATGGAAATGAAAATTTATCCAAATCCTGCAAGGGATAAAATAACTGTTTCTGGAGAGTTCAATACTTCAGATTTTGTACTGATTCGTATTATTGATTTTTCAGGAAAGGTATTTAAATCTGAAAAAATAACACCGATCTCTTTTTCTCAATTGGAGATAAGTGTTATTGAAGTGCCGAAAGGCATTTATTTTCTGGAAGTAATATATCAAGGGGAGCCCTTGCGGAAGAAAATTTTAATTTTGAATTAAAGTTGCTTATTCCTCAATTACAATCCCTAAAGAGTTTAAGAAACCATACAAACAGCACAATTGAAAGCCCTGAAAAATTCTGCAAGTATAAATTTAAATAGTCCTTTTTATAAGAATTAAAATCGAACCCCGATAACTAAAATATCATCCACCTGGTCCAGTTTTCCTTTCCATTCATCCAGGTAACAACTCAATACTAATTGTTGTTCCTCCATTTCAAGATGGCTTATTTTAAAGAGCACTTCCTTTAATTTTTTCTTCATAAACTTTTTTCCTCTTACACCTCCAAACTGATCTGCAAACCCATCTTTGAAAAGATAAATACTAGTACCCGGTTTTATAGGGATACTATGATT is a genomic window containing:
- a CDS encoding T9SS type A sorting domain-containing protein; protein product: MKRYTILTIFFLSILAISFDIIEPFHGRKSAGPAVYSTGAPGEGTCASVGCHNDLGGPNIGTGLSVIDVNSGISEYAEGDTLNIKIKISQSAFTRFGFQVVALSNNNNLNTGTWVLSDTNATQTAQPTFGNYQDRIYVQHTASGIDFASDEAEWSFKWIAPSENTGNITFYAATLSADSDTYKTGDYTYTSSLQINPISASSLNREGKLMEMKIYPNPARDKITVSGEFNTSDFVLIRIIDFSGKVFKSEKITPISFSQLEISVIEVPKGIYFLEVIYQGEPLRKKILILN